A window of Angustibacter sp. Root456 contains these coding sequences:
- a CDS encoding DUF885 domain-containing protein: MSAGNTESTRFRRTATTALDVLLEADPPAATALGDHRFDDRLPDPSPAGTHATLGLLVDATGALDDLDDAELDAQDAVDLELLRSRLTAMQWSMGELAEQTWNPLTTVPAQAIYSLVARDTGEPEQRARALAARLSALPAYLAHARDQLGAMPRVHVETAAAQVRGAASLLGGTVDALLARAPGERAAVDTARATAAQALEQHARWLDGKLAESERDPRLGERDFAARLWYSLDTHTSPDTLLDRAESDLMAVEEEIAEVAALLAPRLGITAPASDRVREVLDALAAGAPVGDHDVLDRCRRHLAALTDLVRERDLVSIPDDAVEVIEMPEADRGVAVAYCDPPGALEPGGPGGPPPTFFAVAPTPSSWSAARVASFYREYNDHMLRDLTVHEAMPGHVLQLAHSRRFRGATSVRAALWSGTFVEGWAVYAEQLVADALEQLAPGDDATLALRMQQLKMRLRCTINAILDVRVHARGMTEGEAMALMTGRGHQEDGEATGKWRRALLTSGQLATYYVGHAEVSALATDLRAARPGATDRAVHDELLSHGSPSPRLLRDLLELV, translated from the coding sequence GTGAGCGCCGGCAACACCGAGTCGACGCGCTTTCGCCGCACGGCCACCACCGCGCTCGACGTCCTGCTCGAGGCCGACCCACCGGCGGCCACGGCGCTGGGCGACCACCGATTCGACGACCGCCTGCCTGACCCGTCGCCGGCCGGCACGCACGCCACGCTCGGCCTGCTCGTCGACGCGACCGGAGCCCTCGACGACCTCGACGACGCCGAGCTCGACGCCCAGGACGCCGTCGACCTCGAGCTGCTGCGCTCGCGGCTCACGGCCATGCAGTGGTCGATGGGCGAACTGGCGGAGCAGACGTGGAACCCCCTCACCACCGTTCCGGCACAGGCGATCTACTCGTTGGTTGCCCGCGACACCGGTGAGCCCGAGCAGCGCGCGCGAGCCCTCGCGGCTCGGCTGAGCGCGCTGCCCGCCTACCTCGCTCACGCTCGCGACCAGCTCGGTGCCATGCCTCGGGTGCACGTCGAGACCGCGGCGGCGCAGGTCAGGGGAGCGGCGTCGCTGCTGGGTGGGACGGTCGACGCGCTGCTGGCGCGTGCGCCCGGCGAGCGGGCCGCCGTCGACACCGCGCGTGCCACTGCCGCGCAGGCGCTCGAGCAGCACGCGCGCTGGCTCGACGGCAAGCTGGCGGAGTCCGAGCGCGACCCCCGCCTCGGTGAGCGCGACTTCGCGGCCCGGCTCTGGTACTCCCTCGACACCCACACCAGCCCCGACACGCTGCTCGACCGCGCCGAGAGCGACCTCATGGCCGTCGAGGAGGAGATCGCCGAAGTGGCGGCCCTCCTGGCGCCGCGGCTGGGCATCACGGCACCGGCCTCCGATCGGGTGCGCGAGGTGCTCGACGCCCTGGCGGCGGGTGCGCCCGTGGGCGACCACGACGTCCTCGACCGCTGCCGTCGTCACCTGGCTGCTCTCACCGACCTCGTGCGCGAGCGCGATCTCGTGAGCATCCCGGACGACGCCGTCGAGGTGATCGAGATGCCCGAGGCCGACCGCGGGGTCGCCGTCGCCTACTGCGATCCTCCGGGCGCGCTCGAGCCCGGTGGCCCCGGCGGGCCGCCGCCGACGTTCTTCGCGGTGGCTCCGACGCCCTCGAGCTGGTCGGCCGCGCGGGTCGCGTCGTTCTATCGCGAGTACAACGACCACATGCTGCGCGACCTCACGGTGCACGAGGCCATGCCCGGCCACGTGCTGCAGCTCGCCCACTCCCGGCGCTTCCGCGGCGCGACCTCGGTGCGAGCCGCCCTGTGGAGCGGCACGTTCGTCGAGGGCTGGGCCGTCTACGCCGAGCAGCTGGTCGCCGACGCTCTCGAACAGCTCGCGCCCGGCGACGACGCCACGCTCGCGCTGCGCATGCAGCAGCTGAAGATGCGCCTGCGCTGCACCATCAACGCGATCCTCGACGTCCGCGTGCACGCACGGGGCATGACCGAGGGCGAGGCGATGGCACTCATGACCGGCCGTGGGCACCAGGAGGACGGCGAGGCGACGGGCAAGTGGCGGCGCGCGCTGCTCACGAGCGGCCAGCTCGCGACGTACTACGTGGGCCACGCGGAGGTGTCGGCGCTCGCGACCGACCTGCGGGCTGCGCGTCCGGGAGCCACCGACCGGGCGGTGCACGACGAGCTGCTGTCGCACGGCTCACCGTCCCCGCGGCTGTTGCGTGACCTGCTGGAACTGGTGTGA
- the mfd gene encoding transcription-repair coupling factor yields the protein MSLTGILDAFFADPAVRSARDLARSGAQATLDLSAPVGAYPAVTAALAADPAHEGAGRTVLAVTATTREAEDLASALRCFLPPDSVVEFPSWETLPHERLSPRSDTVGRRLAVLRRLAHPAADDETTGRISVVVAPVRAVLQPLVKGLGDLEPVQLAAGDEAELDDVARRLAGAAYTRTDLVERRGDFAVRGGILDVFPPTEEHPLRVEFWGDTVEEIRWFSVADQRSLEVAQHGLWAPPCRELLLTDEVRQRARELAPQLPGVTDLLDKVAEGIAVEGMESLTPALVGDGMELLTDALPDGAHVLVCDPERVRARAHDLVATSEEFLQASWANAAAGNATPIDLEAVLGTASFRTLADVREHAVATGVPWWSVGPFAADLETSSAETVVDDDTVRAVDAHEVESYRGDTQRALDDLAGWTSSGWRVVVVTEGHGLVQRVVEVLSERDIAARAVDSLDDLPEPSVVHVTTGSLGRGFVAEGVRLAVVTETDLTGTAGQTTKDMRRMPARRRNVVDPLQLKPGDYVVHEQHGVGRFVEMMQRTVQGSTREYLVIEYAPSKRGQPGDRLFVPSDSLDQVTRYVGGEAPTLNKLGGGDWAKTKGRARKAVKQIAGELIRLYSARMASPGHAFAPDTPWQRELEDAFAYVETPDQLVTIDEVKADMERSVPMDRLICGDVGYGKTEIAVRAAFKAVQDGKQVAVLVPTTLLVQQHLQTFGDRYANFPVNVAALSRFQTDKEAEQVKAGIRDGSIDVVIGTHRLLTSEVRFKDLGLIVVDEEQRFGVEHKEQLKAMRTAVDVLAMSATPIPRTLEMAVTGIREMSTLATPPEERHPVLTFVGAYDEKQIAAAIRRELLREGQVFYVHNRVSSIEKAASRLRELVPEARIATAHGQMGEHKLEQVVVDFWEKRFDVLVCTTIVETGLDISNANTLILERAENFGLSQLHQLRGRVGRGRERAYAYFLYPPEKPLTETAIDRLQTIAQNTDLGSGMAVAMKDLEIRGAGNLLGGEQSGHIEGVGFDLYIRLVGEAVAEYRGDTEAAPAEMKVELPVDAHLPHEYVPGERLRLEAYKKLAEADSDAAVEAVREELVDRYGEPPAPVENLLEVARLRVLARRAGLTDIAVQGNHVRFAPVELRESQQLRLTRLYPGSQVRPAVRMIQVPKPTTARIGGRPLRDAEVLAWARDLVQAVLLDDVAGAAKVATT from the coding sequence ATGAGCCTCACCGGCATCCTCGACGCCTTCTTCGCCGACCCCGCGGTGCGGTCCGCGCGCGATCTGGCACGCAGCGGCGCGCAGGCGACGCTCGACCTGTCGGCGCCGGTCGGTGCCTATCCGGCGGTAACTGCCGCGTTGGCTGCCGATCCGGCGCACGAGGGCGCGGGACGCACGGTGCTGGCAGTGACCGCCACCACCCGTGAGGCAGAGGACCTCGCCTCCGCGCTGCGGTGCTTCCTGCCGCCCGACTCGGTGGTGGAGTTCCCGTCGTGGGAGACGCTGCCCCACGAGCGGCTGAGCCCGCGCAGCGACACGGTCGGGCGTCGACTGGCGGTGCTGCGGCGACTCGCGCACCCCGCCGCCGACGACGAGACCACCGGCCGGATCAGCGTCGTCGTGGCGCCGGTTCGGGCCGTGCTGCAGCCGCTCGTCAAGGGCCTCGGTGACCTCGAGCCGGTGCAGCTCGCCGCCGGTGACGAGGCCGAGCTGGACGACGTCGCCCGGCGGCTCGCCGGCGCCGCCTACACCCGCACCGACCTCGTCGAGCGCCGCGGGGACTTCGCGGTGCGCGGTGGCATCCTCGACGTCTTCCCGCCCACCGAGGAGCACCCGCTGCGCGTGGAGTTCTGGGGCGACACCGTCGAGGAGATCCGCTGGTTCTCCGTCGCCGACCAGCGCAGCCTCGAGGTGGCCCAGCACGGCCTGTGGGCGCCGCCCTGCCGTGAGCTGCTGCTCACCGACGAGGTTCGCCAGCGGGCCCGCGAGCTCGCGCCGCAGCTGCCCGGCGTCACCGACCTGCTCGACAAGGTCGCCGAGGGGATCGCCGTCGAGGGCATGGAGTCGCTCACCCCCGCGCTGGTCGGCGACGGCATGGAGCTGCTCACCGACGCGCTGCCCGACGGCGCCCACGTGCTGGTGTGCGACCCCGAGCGCGTGCGCGCCCGAGCGCACGACCTCGTCGCCACCAGCGAGGAGTTCCTGCAGGCCAGCTGGGCCAACGCGGCCGCCGGCAACGCCACCCCCATCGACCTCGAGGCGGTGCTCGGCACCGCGTCGTTCCGCACCCTCGCCGACGTGCGTGAGCACGCTGTCGCCACCGGCGTGCCCTGGTGGAGCGTCGGGCCGTTCGCGGCGGACCTCGAGACGTCGTCCGCCGAGACGGTGGTGGACGACGACACCGTTCGCGCGGTCGACGCCCACGAGGTCGAGTCGTACCGCGGCGACACCCAGCGGGCGCTCGACGACCTGGCCGGCTGGACGTCGTCCGGCTGGCGCGTCGTGGTGGTCACCGAGGGGCACGGGCTCGTGCAGCGCGTCGTCGAGGTGCTCTCGGAGCGCGATATCGCGGCGCGGGCCGTCGACAGCCTCGACGACCTGCCGGAGCCGTCGGTGGTGCACGTCACCACCGGCAGCCTGGGGCGCGGCTTCGTGGCCGAGGGCGTGCGCCTCGCGGTCGTCACCGAGACCGACCTGACGGGTACCGCGGGGCAGACCACCAAGGACATGCGCCGCATGCCCGCGCGCCGCCGCAACGTCGTCGACCCGTTGCAGCTCAAGCCCGGCGACTACGTCGTGCACGAGCAGCACGGCGTCGGCCGGTTCGTCGAGATGATGCAGCGCACGGTGCAGGGCAGCACCCGCGAGTACCTCGTGATCGAGTACGCGCCGAGCAAGCGGGGCCAGCCCGGCGACCGGCTGTTCGTGCCGAGCGACTCGCTCGACCAGGTGACGCGGTACGTCGGCGGTGAGGCGCCGACGCTGAACAAGCTCGGTGGCGGCGACTGGGCCAAGACGAAGGGCCGCGCGCGCAAGGCGGTCAAGCAGATCGCCGGCGAGCTGATCCGCCTTTACTCGGCACGAATGGCCTCGCCCGGCCACGCCTTCGCGCCCGACACGCCGTGGCAGCGTGAGCTCGAGGACGCCTTCGCCTACGTGGAGACCCCTGACCAGCTCGTGACGATCGACGAGGTCAAGGCCGACATGGAGCGCTCTGTGCCCATGGACCGCCTCATCTGCGGGGACGTCGGCTACGGCAAGACCGAGATCGCCGTGCGGGCCGCCTTCAAGGCGGTGCAGGACGGCAAGCAGGTCGCGGTGCTGGTGCCCACGACGCTGCTGGTTCAGCAGCACCTGCAGACGTTCGGCGACCGCTACGCGAACTTCCCGGTGAACGTCGCGGCGCTGTCGCGGTTCCAGACCGACAAGGAGGCCGAGCAGGTCAAGGCCGGGATCCGCGACGGCAGCATCGACGTCGTCATCGGCACCCACCGGCTGCTCACCAGCGAGGTGCGGTTCAAGGACCTCGGACTCATCGTCGTCGACGAGGAGCAGCGCTTCGGCGTCGAGCACAAGGAGCAGCTGAAGGCGATGCGGACGGCGGTCGACGTCCTCGCGATGAGCGCCACCCCGATCCCGCGCACGCTCGAGATGGCCGTGACCGGGATCCGTGAGATGTCTACTCTCGCAACGCCTCCGGAGGAGCGGCACCCCGTGCTGACGTTCGTCGGCGCCTACGACGAGAAGCAGATCGCCGCCGCGATCCGCCGTGAGCTGCTGCGCGAGGGCCAGGTCTTCTACGTCCACAACCGCGTGAGCTCGATCGAGAAGGCGGCGAGCCGGCTGCGCGAGCTCGTGCCCGAGGCGCGCATCGCCACCGCCCACGGGCAGATGGGCGAGCACAAGCTCGAGCAGGTGGTCGTCGACTTCTGGGAGAAGCGCTTCGACGTCCTGGTGTGCACCACCATCGTCGAGACCGGTCTCGACATCAGCAACGCCAACACGTTGATCCTCGAGCGTGCGGAGAACTTCGGCCTCTCGCAGCTGCACCAGCTGCGGGGCCGGGTGGGCCGCGGACGCGAGCGGGCCTACGCGTACTTCCTCTACCCGCCCGAGAAGCCGCTCACCGAGACGGCGATCGACCGACTGCAGACCATCGCCCAGAACACCGACCTCGGCTCGGGTATGGCCGTCGCGATGAAGGACCTCGAGATCCGCGGAGCAGGCAACCTGCTCGGCGGCGAGCAGTCCGGGCACATCGAGGGCGTCGGCTTCGACCTCTACATCCGGCTCGTCGGCGAGGCCGTCGCCGAGTACCGCGGCGACACCGAGGCGGCGCCAGCCGAGATGAAGGTCGAGCTGCCCGTCGACGCGCACCTGCCGCACGAGTACGTGCCCGGTGAGCGGCTGCGCCTCGAGGCCTACAAGAAGCTCGCGGAGGCCGACTCCGACGCCGCCGTCGAGGCGGTGCGCGAGGAGCTGGTCGACCGGTACGGCGAGCCGCCGGCGCCGGTCGAGAACCTGCTCGAGGTCGCGCGCCTGCGCGTGCTGGCCCGCAGGGCCGGCCTCACCGACATCGCGGTGCAGGGTAACCACGTGCGCTTCGCACCCGTCGAGCTGCGCGAGAGCCAGCAGCTGCGGCTCACGCGGCTCTATCCCGGGTCGCAGGTGCGGCCCGCGGTGCGCATGATCCAGGTGCCCAAACCCACCACCGCGCGTATCGGCGGCCGCCCGCTGCGCGACGCCGAGGTGCTGGCGTGGGCGCGCGACCTCGTGCAGGCGGTGCTGCTGGACGACGTCGCCGGGGCAGCGAAGGTCGCCACCACCTGA
- a CDS encoding MazG family protein has translation MSAPADLVLLVTTPRVAAGLLTRAGWQALEQADRVLCADLADPTPAAVADAGVGVEQAAQQDAASLARALVEAAATSSVVWLSSPDGDPGLTDALAAELSRVAAHADPPSVEVLVASHDVRGARLLDLVEVMDRLRSPGGCPWDAEQTHESLVPYLVEEAYEAAEALESDDRAAMREELGDVLLQVAFHARVGQEHPIEPFDIDDVASGIVTKLVRRHPHVFAVDSSAAGDGAVDDGGEPAAGHTAEQVQQRWDELKAQEKGRASVLDGIPRALPALARADKVLSRLQRSRPGAVDELSAVDDETARELIDTVRRAQARGEDAEARLRQAVQEIEARVRRTEVAS, from the coding sequence GTGAGCGCGCCGGCTGACCTCGTCCTGCTCGTCACGACCCCACGAGTCGCCGCTGGCCTGCTCACGCGGGCCGGGTGGCAGGCGCTCGAGCAGGCCGACCGGGTGCTGTGCGCCGACCTCGCCGATCCGACGCCGGCCGCAGTCGCCGACGCGGGCGTGGGGGTCGAGCAGGCTGCGCAGCAGGACGCCGCGTCGCTCGCCCGGGCGCTCGTGGAGGCGGCGGCCACGTCGTCGGTGGTCTGGCTGAGCTCACCGGACGGCGACCCCGGCCTCACCGACGCGCTGGCCGCTGAGCTGTCGCGCGTGGCCGCCCACGCTGACCCCCCGTCAGTGGAGGTGCTCGTGGCGAGCCACGACGTGCGGGGGGCGCGGCTGCTCGACCTGGTCGAGGTGATGGACAGGCTGCGCTCACCCGGCGGCTGTCCGTGGGACGCCGAGCAGACTCACGAGAGCCTGGTGCCCTACCTGGTCGAGGAGGCCTACGAGGCCGCGGAGGCGCTGGAGTCGGACGACCGAGCCGCGATGCGCGAGGAGCTGGGCGACGTCCTGCTGCAGGTGGCCTTCCACGCTCGCGTCGGTCAGGAGCACCCCATCGAGCCGTTCGACATCGACGACGTCGCATCGGGCATCGTCACCAAGCTGGTGCGCCGTCACCCGCACGTCTTCGCCGTCGACAGCAGCGCAGCGGGCGACGGCGCAGTCGACGACGGCGGTGAGCCGGCCGCCGGTCACACGGCCGAGCAGGTGCAGCAGCGCTGGGACGAGCTGAAGGCGCAGGAGAAGGGCCGGGCCAGCGTGCTGGACGGCATCCCGCGCGCCCTGCCGGCGCTCGCCCGAGCCGACAAGGTGCTGAGCCGGCTGCAGCGCAGCCGCCCGGGCGCCGTCGACGAGCTGAGCGCCGTGGACGACGAGACCGCCCGCGAGCTGATCGACACCGTGCGCCGGGCGCAGGCCCGCGGCGAGGATGCCGAGGCCCGGCTGCGCCAGGCGGTGCAGGAGATCGAGGCCCGTGTGCGTCGCACCGAGGTGGCGTCGTGA